One window of Watersipora subatra chromosome 3, tzWatSuba1.1, whole genome shotgun sequence genomic DNA carries:
- the LOC137389492 gene encoding ankyrin repeat and SAM domain-containing protein 3-like produces MSGVTSAQMAAAGSDDSGDSDFFNSSLSIWRGPRHSLEGEYDPVPLDLHTACSIGNFDVVRMYTNSEEDLNAKNSGGYTPLMYAAYIGHDNIVNMLIDAQVDVNLSNSKGHTPLMLAASCGNESVCEFLKDAGADIEARDNKGWTALFHATFNGHQNLVKFLLERGANINAVETKYGFTPLMQAAIHGHEIIAQCLLQQGAEMGLTSRMGDTARSLAMKKNFIKIVSLIDNKALSRVNPLSHASFGSDDSSSDDNAAKGRGKTPRHKRLNINEGPEALSNMKHSSKGYVTFSDPVCTDTVPAAQPPRDDGRFIRPNIHGGVSGAMSHLNIGSEEMKSATSRKPQATAFKQATLPPSTTKVMQVSPTPKTSAGRVTNLHDLLVQLGLEHYEKKFVEQDIDLEVFLTLSADDLKEVGLDKFGPRRKMTNAIEGWHKEHNSVLSSDSKALVSHIEKLELELKERNSQLNQTYTQLHHYHKELEHEKNIRSLTESYLLTEKARMDKLVAQSKEIRSHCVKALKSHGKVKTIHQLLRSRQEDGTVVGAVPPQLHEAQSRLTDEATKKQIAILTAMPTRELWDCVQKSLAEGSTSVNMAIFNLDKVGTEQDTGY; encoded by the exons ATGAGTGGTGTGACGTCTGCTCAGATGGCAGCCGCTGGGTCGGATGACTCTGGAGATTCTGACTTTTTCAACAGTAGTCTGTCAATATGGAGAGGGCCACGGCATTCACTGGAGGGCGAGTATGACCCGGTGCCACTTGACTTGCACACGGCCTGCAGTATCGGCAACTTTGACGTTGTCAGAATGTATACAAATAG TGAGGAGGATTTAAATGCCAAGAACAGCGGAGGCTACACACCACTCATGTACGCTGCCTACATCGGGCATGACAACATAGTCAACATGTTGATAGATGCTCAAGTGGATGTAAATCTGTCAAACAGCAAGGGCCACACTCCCCTCATGCTTGCAGCCAGCTGCGGCAATGAAAGTGTTTGCGAGTTTCTCAAGGAT GCTGGTGCTGACATAGAGGCTCGTGATAACAAAGGCTGGACTGCCCTTTTTCATGCTACCTTCAATGGACACCAGAATCTCGTCAAGTTCCTGCTTGAGCGTGGAGCCAACATTAATGCAGT AGAAACCAAGTATGGTTTTACGCCACTCATGCAGGCAGCTATTCATGGGCACGAGATCATTGCGCAATGTTTGCTACAGCAG GGAGCAGAAATGGGATTAACTAGTAGAATGGGAGACACAGCAAGATCTTTGGCTATGAAAAAGAACTTCATAAAGATTGTCAGTCTCATAGATAACAAGGCGCTGTCACGTGTCAACCCGCTGTCACACGCTAGCTTTG GTTCGGATGACAGTAGCTCAGATGATAATGCAGCGAAGGGGCGAGGGAAGACACCCAGACACAAAAGATTAAACATTAATGAAGGACCTGAGGCTCTTTCAAACATGAAACACT CTAGTAAAGGGTATGTGACCTTCAGTGATCCAGTGTGTACAGACACTGTGCCAGCCGCACAGCCACCGAGAG ATGATGGGAGATTCATAAGACCAAATATACATGGTGGTGTTTCTGGGGCGATGAGTCATCTCAACATTGGCAGTGAAGAGATGAAATCGGCTACTTCACGAAAGCCACAGGCAACCGCTTTTAAGCAGGCTACCCTGCCACCATCTACTACTAAGGTCATGCAAGTCTCTCCAACACCCAAGACATCGGCAGGCAGAGTCACCAACTTGCATGACTTGCTTGTACAACTCGGACTGGAGCATTATGAAAAGAAATTCGTTGAGCAAGATATAGACCTGGAG GTTTTCCTGACTCTCTCAGCGGATGACCTCAAGGAAGTAGGATTGGATAAGTTTGGTCCTCGAAGAAAGATGACTAACGCCATTGAGGGTTGGCATAAAGAGCATAACTCCGTGCTATCATCCGATAGCAAAGCCCTTGTAAGCCATATTGAAAAGCTGGAACTTGAATTGAAAGAGAGAAACTCACAACTCAATCAG ACATACACACAGTTACACCACTATCACAAGGAACTTGAGCATGAGAAGAATATCCGCTCACTCACGGAGAGTTATCTGCTCACGGAGAAAGCCCGCATGGACAAGCTTGTAGCACAAAGCAAGGAAATAAGGAGCCACTGTGTGAAGGCCCTCAAAAGCCATGGAAAAGTCAA AACAATCCACCAGTTACTAAGGTCACGACAGGAGGATGGAACGGTGGTAGGAGCTGTACCTCCTCAGCTTCATGAAGCCCAATCTAGACTGACGGATGAGGCAACCAAAAAGCAGATAGCGATACTGACTGCTATGCCAACTAGGGAATTATGGGACTGTGTACAGAAGTCACTGGCAGAGGGATCCACTTCGGTAAACATGGCCATATTTAACCTTGACAAGGTTGGCACTGAACAGGATACTGGCTACTAG